In the Zingiber officinale cultivar Zhangliang chromosome 5A, Zo_v1.1, whole genome shotgun sequence genome, ttcatggaaaagagGCTAACACTGttcttctggtagcgtcgactgctggCAAAGTGATGAAGGAATATCGTTCGGAAGTCTCTAAAGCTCttaattgatccgtccggcaacctccgaaaccagcGTTGTGCTGAACCGGAcaatgtagtgaggaagactctacatttgactccgtcggtgtattgatgaagagcagcagcattatcgaacttaccgagatggtcgtccggaTCGATTGTACCGCTATACTCTCCGATCGATATGGGAGCATAATGCTTTgggagagggtcttgtaagatcgccttggagaactggcgattgacccgctcgggggatgactcaGCATGCGGCGCCTTCCCCTTCCCGACGTCCCGCACGGGCGCTTTATCGGACGATCCCTAATTGGCTAGGGCCAGCTCCGACGGAGTCTGGAATAgtgcccgatggaatggaataaGGGCGAGCGGCGCGTCTCCTGGTGTGCCGGTCTGCCCCTTGTTCTTTGCCCAGGTAGAGTATTGTTCCGGTCGGTCCTTCAtcgccgctcgaccaccagaaATTGAGGCAGCCTGCTGCGCTATCTGCTCAGCTTGGGCCTTCTGTTGTTGCTCGACCATCTTTGcagctcgcgcttggatgagtgcaTCGAGCTCCTCGagagagcgtcaccatgagttggcgtccaacttcttccatcttctctgtTTGGATTCAGGTGTGTTTCTCACAGacagcgccaatttgatcctgtccgagcgctgagtcaacGAAAActagggacgtggcgctctctgctgcctTCGGGTGATCTCCGCGCTGATGTGGACCtctggtgaacctgcaacaaagccgggccgggaaggggttcccggcgatgaccctccgacgctcaagtcaggcaacggcgAGAGGAGACAGAGGCAGAATAGcgagactgtggctacagtagaggaaaaagcatacctccgtcgaagtctggaggtccttatataggaccccggagaggcgcaTGCACGCTTCTTGAGGCGTACACACTCTtcaaagcatacctcagaatggttgtgtcagaaaaacGTGTCTGATGCCATACCGCAActacccgagcatatctctgccacgacagtggaaacttccaccgtacgatcttcgGTACGACccgaccgccgaccatgctgtttgtcggccgcaggtgtctcgagaatgatatcactagctgcccttTTTGTCCTCTCCTACGTCTTTTGTCTCTTACTGGGCCGGACGGGATGGTCGCTTGGCCTCCAGGGCGCTCAGGTGTGTATACACATCGGACCGAGAAGGCAGCTCGGTCACATACTTGGGCGGGAGTACAAGCTAGTTATTCTGCAGTTTGGCCGAGCGGATCGGCCGCTCGGCACAACGGTTCCTCTATAAGAGAACTCGTGAGAGTCAGAAGCTCGACCTGAGGTCAAGCTATCTTCGCACCGGCCCGGGATTTACTCCGGCCGGTCGGCCAGGTGACTTCCCCCGCTCAGCTGGGATTTTGACTCTCTCGTGTCATTGACCCCTTTCTATGTGGGCCcccgatccttaccaccggatcaatagcGATAGATTGTATGTGCCAATACCCTTTATAGCAACAAATACTCCATTCCCCACGTACAACCTCCTCGCCTGGGGACTTAATCGACAGAACTCCACATATGCGCTCCTATCACGAGCTACATGATCGGTGGCTCATGagtctacaatccacaaaggagaGGAGTCAGCGAGCATCACAGTAGATGATACATAATTCATACCATTTAAGAAAGAAGGAAATACCTTTCGCGCGCTACAATCGCGTGCGAAATGTCCAAGTCTACCACACACGTAGCACTTGACTTTGCTCTTATCGAGCTCGTTCTTTCTCCGTTTCTTTCCTTTATCATCTACCCTCACTAGCTATTTCTGCTTGCCTTGGCCTTTGGTCTTCCTATCATGCTTGCGCCACTTGCGCTTGGCACTCCAAGAGCCCTTCCTCGACTTCGCGACTAAAGCATGACATGTGGTAGACCTAGCCACCTCCTGACGCTCCTCCTCGAGCTCACAATACTTACTCACATCCATGAAAGTATGGATACTCTCATTGTGAGTGAAATAGGTCTTAACAACCTCCTAGGAGTCGGGCAAGGACTGGATCACCCGCAGTACCTGAAGTTCATCAGATAATGGCTTCCCCATATTCCTCAAAGAAGCAATCATACTCGACATTTGAATGAGATGTTGTTTCATAGTATGATCTTGCTTCTTCTTGTAGGCTATGAACCTATAAGTTAACATCCTCAACTTAGGATTTTACCGGGAGCCCAAGCGCTCTTTAAGAGCCTGCCAGATCGAGATCACAGTAGAAAACTGCTCATAAACTGGGATCAAGTCATCATGCATGCTACTCAGAAGGATTGCTCTAGTTTGGctatcctttttcttccatgcacGGTACGCCTCTTGATCCCGCCTCGCTTGAGGTGTGTTACCCTCCCCAGAGTCTTGCATCTCGTGCTTCAGAACCTCAATTAGTTCTTGATCCTCGAAGAGTAGCTGAATTTTCAGGTGCCAAATCCCATAATTGTCACCATTCAGCTTCTCTCCCTTGACGAGATCAGTTACGACAGTCTTTGATCTAACCATAGTCTTTGTTGCATATAATGAAAGGCATTAGTGACGTGTGATGCTTATTCTCATCTTTTTGTGTATCCCACAAATCAATAAGTCTCAAATGGTTTGAATATAAACCCCAAAGTAAGCATCTGAGTCAACAGACACCATACACCATGACTCGGGATCGCATCTTATCATCCAGACTTAGATTCGGGATACAAAACaaaacccacaataatcacaTAAATATCATAGAAATCATCAGCATAGTCTGAATATtaaaacaagaagaaaaatcgCTATCACTAGCGGTCAGAGAACCTCCCACGCGCTTGCATGCGCCGGTAAGACCTCGGGCCACGCGTCGGACGCGTAGTGGCCCCAGCCACACACCTCCATGGGCGATGACCGAGATAATCGGGTTGTAAACTGGGTTAGGACATGGATCCAGATTCGAGTTTGGATAGACCCGACTGGGGTCCGGGGTCTCTATGACCTGATAGTGGGAAAACTCATTTCCGACCACTCCGATTTTATTTTTTTCGACTATTTTTCATGATTTCTTCTTTCCTGACAATCCTAAATCGATTTTGGGAAGATTGAAGCCCTGGACTCGACATTTCAAAATTTTCTCATGCCCCTTCTCAGCCGATTTCAGTTTGCTAGCAAACGATAACCGTTTCTTGCAATTGACATATGCATTTTATGCATCAAAGCATGTAGAACATTACTAGACTATTTATATGCATCAACACTTGCTAAAACTCAGTCCAAAATCAAGAAAATGTTCTCGATTGACTTTCATGGCCACGAGGTTCAACCTTGATTTTCACAACCCAAACAtgctcaaaaattcaaaaattatttccatGCTCTATAAGTCATGGGTAACTTCGTGATATATATAGTCGGATTCACGAAACTCATCCGTGATCCGAATTCTAAAATTTAGTACCCTATTTTATTTcctaaaaaaaaagattttcaaaaaattatttaataaatctaaacttgctctaacttggctctgataccaatattagatttattatatcacAATGCGGAAACATGACATCTCTAATTTCTCGAAAAATAAATAGGATTGAGTTTTCAAAATTTACCTCAGCGAATGAATATCGAAGATCTAGGAACTATGAAAAACTCCTCGAATCAAACTCGTAGTTGGGATGATAATCATGAACGAACTATAACCACGGATCCACAACGTCTCATTCCAGAGTCCGACGATTGAAGAAGGAAGTGTTAGAAGTCTATCTTCTCTTGTCTTTCTTTATGTAATGTGCTCTTTATATAGTGCACACTTGCCTTTCCTATTTCTCCCATTATCTTGGAGTGGGAATCATGAAGAAATAAGATCATGAGAATAATCATCCATGATCTCACAAGCAATATTACCAAAATGCCCCTAAGTGGGCATAATTTCCAATAGTAAACTTACCCGTGTCAATTGCAATTCACAACATAGTCCAAATAGatctaatttaataattaatctaataaaaaTTCACAACCCCATGTCTAATTTGTGTTACAAATTATGACTTGACTAAGACAAGGCCTCTAGCACTTCTAAGGAGTTCAACATGTGaatcaataaaagaaataataCGACCAATTTGATTTATTCTCTTGATGCTTATTGTTCAGGAATATGCATCTAGATGGAAAAGGGAAAAAATAAATTTCCGCTAAAAAGAAAGCATATAATAGAAGATCCCAATTAAACAAAAGTTAAACCTACTTTTAAACCAATTTAACCCGTTCTCTTTTACTACCCCTACTTACAGACTTCCTAAAAATTGCATTGAATTGTGTTTAATTAAACAACATATCAAAACaagtaaaaataagaaaaacCAAGTTAAAACCATAACTACTATAAAATACAAACTAGTTTAGCCAAATTCTAACATCTCTATTAATCAGAAATGAACTGCTGTAGATTGCTCAAAACTCCAATCAAGAGCCTAGTCGATATTTAATTGAACACTGTATCAGAAATAATATTAAACATTGACAGTCTCAGTATCCAGCTGCTCTAAAAATTTAGGAATACAACTTAGCATGTTAACAGAATTCCAATATCTCTATTGATCAAAATTCCAAAACCAGATCCTATCACAACTTTTAGCCGAGTTGTATTAGGGTTGAATTTCAAAACGGACTGCTAATTGAACGAACCAATTCAACAGCTATAAATTCAAAGATCCAAATTTTTAGCAATCATTAGGATTCAGagctatatatatatttattaggcTTCCATCTGAGCCCAGTCTAGAGTGGTATCAAATTTGTACAATCTCAGCCAATATCAATAGATACTTCCACTAAATAATaacctttatttttaaaaaatttttaagagACCTCACTATCCATTAATAAAGCTCTTTTGCTTAACaacttttttttcactttttttaacATTATACTAACCATCATACAAGGTAGCGAACTTTTCCCACATCCCACGATGTAATGGCATTCAAAGAATAAGCGTGCACTTCAAGCAAAGGAAGAATTTGTGGGGGGTCCGGCAGCGTATCCTATATTTCTGGTACCAATTGATAGATTTCTAAAAGAACGAATTGTTCTTACACGAATCCGTAAAGACTCATACAATTCTAAACCAAATCTAATCATTGATGTACAATAATTGAAACAAAACGAAAACGATGAATGGCTGTAAAATCGAAATTGAATCTTGAAACATTGACATTGTTTGTTGTTTGCTGGAACAATATGAACCTTTTTCGACAGGTTGATCTTCCTAAAGGAGCAAGGCAACAGCTGTAATCTCCTTTCTCATGAGATGAGAAGTTCCGTTACCTTAACCCTTCGCGGATCCCAACCCTATATATATACCTTAAGTCCATTTAAATTACCAGCCCATCATAGATAACAAAAATCGAGTAATAAGCTTCTACACACAATTTATATCCTTTAATTCAGCCCACCCACAATTAAAGATTTCTTTATTGGGCTTATCGGTAACGGCAATTTTGTGTGTTATAATTTTAACCTAAGCTCTATATTCTTTAAGAGAGCATACGAGAATTTATACTAGAATAGGTTTGTACCTTGTCATAAGAATATGTTGCTCGTCATCATACAACATCATTGTAATACAAAAGAAGGGACCTGTGGACAATAGAGAAAGGGACTGGATTAAAAGAACCTACAACAACAGCACAACCAACTTTGCTCTGTCAACCTTGGCTCTAAATGGAATCAGAATTAAATCAAACATTAATCGGAAGAGGTTGGGAGTAGGGAGAGGACATTCCTGATGAGTTTAGGTTCAGGTTGGAGCTTTACTAATATTTGCAGATGTTGGATTCTGTCCAGTAGGCTATATCTTCTGTTATTTCGAAGAGTCAACCTCTTGAATCCCTCAATCACTCGAATAAAATTAGTAACGGCCTTGAATCTAGATCTGAATTTCCACTTCGGATCTAGATTCAAGGCCGCCAGATGGGTGAGAAATTCCTGGTCGTGGATTGCGAAACGATTCGCATTGTCAGATGGGTGACGGCCGCCAGAATAAGTGCGGCCACAGAGGCGGCCTTGCCTCCATGGCCACACTTATACTGGAAGCTGAGCACAACTGTCAAGGTGTTCCTTAGTAGCAGAACATCGTGGAGTGGACGGTAGAGGCGGCGGAGGAATGGTGTGTGTAAATAGGGTTATAAATGAATAAGTGTTGTGAACAGGTTTGATGTTTGGTTTGGTAaaagtttgtttatgttcgttgaatatacacaagattaattaaacaaacaagtttaaataGCTTGTTaagttaaacaaacaaacttaaacatatatgtgttcagctcgttaacgttcgtgaacaacgttcatgataATATTCACGgactatattcattaataaaactcttttcaatatattaaataaataataaaataaataaatttaaattctcaagcttaataatcaatcaaacaactaaaagttttaaacaatcaaacaacctTGAATTAAGagattgataacatctaaacgaatcaagctcgAACCGAGCTCAAGCTAAGCTCGAACCaagttcaagccaagcttgaattgagagttcgataacatctaaacgaaccaaactcaagtcaaatttcaaacaagctcaagctaataaaaaattaatcaaaccaagtttgaacaatcatttcaaaagcttggttcattttaagctcagctTAATTACCTTATCAAAAAAGCTTGAGCATCTCAAAGCTCAACCCAGCTTGACTTGTTTACCGCTCTTGCTGCAAATTAGGTTGGATTTCTCATCCTCGTTTAAATAGGGTTAATTAAAAGTAGAAATCTTTAAAAAAGAAATTGGTAGTGGAGTCTCGAACTCGGGTCTTCGAGATGAAAGTTGGATATCCTACTAAGCAAatacaatttatttaatttattttaaatatttaataattaattaataattttttttaatctttattgCTTAatcatttattaattaatttataattgttTATTGGTAAATAATTTTATATGATAGTTgattatttaataactaattatttatcatttttctaTATGATTATTGTTAATAATCATAGTGCCGCATCTAGtaaatgataattttaaaattttatttaatataataattttaaaccgTGACGAATCATGaattaaatcataaattaaaTTGTAAATTAAATCGTAAATCAGTAGTTCCATAATTGTCTTAGATAGTTCAAGGGTCAACATACCAAGAATCATCGAACTGATAGTTTTGAAAGGTCAAATTGTCGATTTTGAATTATGATTTGATCtatttttaagagattttttttctaaCCCCTAATaataatatctataaaactcattataaatcttaaaaaattctgattaaatttcatatattttatttatttatttatttactattttttaaaatattttttcgtattaatttaattaagttttaatatatcaaattgaagggcAAATTGCCCTAAACTTCTTAATACCAAACTCAACTTCTTCCTTAGTCTCAATCTCTGCATCAGAAAAAACATTTATTCAGACTCCTTGTATATAAGCTTGTCTTTTCGTTAACTTCCTTTTTAACTTAACTCCCTGTATGTAAAATTTTCTTTACTTTAACTTCCTTTCAACTCTCTAATATACACCAATTTATCTAATTGTTCTAATTTTTTATAAGTTCAAAAGGAGATATAATTTCTTCTAAATTCagcatatttaaattaaaatataatatattttttatcaaattaagtATGACTCTTTTTTCGTTTATCGTGAGGGAACGTAAACCCTCATTATTTTTTATAGGTAAAAACATCCAAAAGGtgatataattcctcctaaattcaacaCTATTtaattagaatcgagtatattttctatccaattgagcaCGATTCTTTTTCCCCTTGTCCAATCGATTTGGAGCTCATACCAATTGATTGATttaggttgaatcgattgagtGATTCTAGTTAAATGATgctaaatttaagataaattatacattattttagaattttttacctaaaaaaaatataacaattagGTAAATTGGAGTGCATTAGGGAGTTGAAGTAAAGAAAAGTTTATATGCAAAGAGTGAGAATATATTTTTCTGACTTAGGGACTAAGAAGGAAGATGAATTTAATATTAGGGATTTTATGACAATTTATTGAATTGTATTAGAAGTTTCTCATCCTAAATTTACATGCCTTACATGAACAGATGGTGGTGTATGCTATCTTCCGACTCCCAAGTGGCATATTCATCTATATAATGTTGTCATCCAACCTTCACCAATTGAATTGTCTTGTTTCACAGCTGACACTCCTTATGATCCAGGATACGAGCGTGGACCTCCTCATATGTTGCATCTGAATGAATCAAGACTGAGATATCCTTTTGAACATGGGTTGGATGTGGTATATATTTctatagcatggagacatggaAAACATTATGTACCTCTACAATGGTTAGAGGTAATGTCAGATGATAAGTTACCACACCTATATATTCTAATATTTGGAAGGTCCAATATAATGAGAGGTCAATGATAACAACTATTTTGATGTATTATTTTGCTCTTATACTTAATGTTTTTAATCCACTAGTATGCTTAAATATTGATTCATATTATATTTTATGAGCAAAGGTTAATTTAGAGCTTAGTTCAATTTATCTATATTTATggcattattttttaaatatgaatgtgATTTTGTAGGGAATCAAAAGAGAGCATAAATAGATGTAAAAAAGAGAAGCTAAAACTCACAACAATAGGGAACATGCCTGACTGTGCCCCATGATATGGCCTGGCAGTGTCCCACTCTACTCATCCCCAAAACTTACTTGGAATCCTATCCAATAGCTGACACATTTTGGCTATGCTATTTAGCATGACCGTAGCGCGGGATGACACAATTGGGAGTAAAAAAAGCATAACTCATATCTATTGTAATTGGATTGAAATCAATTCGATCGTTGGATTATTCTTCCTCCTTCTGCACCATCATCTGAATCTACATTATCCTTCATCGGAGTGATATCTCCAACGGAGCTCCACTGTCATCATCACCTCCAACGATCATCTCCGTCTCCACCTCTCTCTTTTGGTTGGAAGGAGAGAGCCCATCCTGCATCCGCCTCCATTCACTAGCTCAGTTGGGTTAGGGAGAAGTTCCTTTTCATCCACAAGCTTTGTGGTCTCAAATCTTGGTCCATTATGCATCAAACACTCATCTAGGTTAGGAGAGGCACTCCCATCTTCATCACCTAAATCCGTCACCGACAAGCACTCATCCGGGTTAATTAAGAGAGGTGCTTCCATTTCATTCACAAGCTTGGTTAGATCTGCATCCAACATCTCCATTTATCTTTAGtttattttagtttagtttttatgcTTGTCATGTGTTTGTTTTAATGACCCTTATGTAGGTGCAGcatgccggcaagaggggaggggtgaattgcccgaaacaaaaaaaaaataccctcctcattctttcaactcttaaggtgcaacaataataaataaaaataaaagaacaaaattaaagaagaaactcagggattgacttggttacaatttaggtagttgttaatccaaggcggttgaaaagctcagtcagaatctccttctctgaaggtggagaagccttttacacaataaaagcttaaatagttgctaggaagttagtacaagagttgataATCTATTTCCtatctccaggggcctttttatagcacCTGTAAATTCTATCTACaacgttgagggcacctccaagaggcttggagggtgcctccagtgcgacggtggataaaactttatcgacCGCTGAAACGGTCATCTTTGACTAgtcgagggcaccctcaatgccattgagggcgcctcgaATAGTTATGAAGGGTGCCCTCAAGGAATGGAGGGTGCCCTCCCGCCTGAAGAAGGCAGAGGTGCCTGGGTCACCTCGGAGATGCCTTCAGCTTACTTTTCTAGCTCCTTTTGACCTTCTGAAGCTCCGATTActtaggtgattgcggccaaccaaaatagagctcacccaaactcaattttcggccttctcctcgagtaggcttccgcttcggcttctcgtccctcaaatgtcgtgtacattcttctcgtccaccggtgtactcttccgtagttctttcatccctcggacgcaccgagtcggtcggctcccttcccgtgccgtccttctcgccagctgcgtcttccgctcgacttcctgcattcctaagctcctgcacacttagacatagggatcaaaacaagataaaacctaacctaacttgattgatcacatcaaaacaaacaCGGGGTCCAACACCTTATGCTTTGTTTACTTTTGTTAATGCATTTCAATTCTTTTAATTACTTGCATGCTTGTTTTATTTAATGCTTTAAGTTCTtctcattaatttgaattgcaaTTAGGTTAGATCTAAGAGGGTATTTggctgagcttataagctctctaaaacaacttataagctattttggagcttataagctcttcaaatttgtttggtaaattttttttcaaacagcttataagctatcaaaataagttgttttagagtttataagctgtttttaaaaaagtatggaagatcctacttttttaaaaaatatcttatttt is a window encoding:
- the LOC121979894 gene encoding uncharacterized protein LOC121979894 codes for the protein MVRSKTVVTDLVKGEKLNGDNYGIWHLKIQLLFEDQELIEVLKHEMQDSGEGNTPQARRDQEAYRAWKKKDSQTRAILLSSMHDDLIPVYEQFSTVISIWQALKERLGSR